The following DNA comes from Chelmon rostratus isolate fCheRos1 chromosome 3, fCheRos1.pri, whole genome shotgun sequence.
GtctaaatatgaaaaaagacaagagcaAATCTCAGCTTTTGTGTACATTTTAATGACCgaaatgatttattcatttatttgattagTTAACTAGCCTACTATCACATTTACCGAATGATTAGACAGGACTTTTTATGTACACATAATATAATATGCACATAATACATGATAACAATGAAAAATAGGTGCATAGATGAATATATGTTAGCAGAATATTGTTGAAATATTGCCGAGCCTACATAGATTTTTCAACATACAGTAAACTCCAAGCCTGCAGAATACTCGTTCACATATCTCAGTGTATTActttgtattttatgtatttattcactGTGTTGGCATTTATAAACAACGCTCCCTCACCAATTAattttgcatttccattttgaGTGAAAAGAGCACCTGtcacataaacatgttttttttatgcttgtttgtttctggcgtctaaaaatgtcacaatagGCAGTTTCGTACTCTTGTTAGCGCTCTGCGCCGCCTGTTACAAATTATAAGCCACAGATGAAACGAAGCCTGTTTTATAACATTCACCTTCCAGTTCAGGCGTCTGATGAAGACTCAGGATTTaatgtcagtatttttatatgtcAGTCCAGTCTCATTTAttccatcttatttttttattggttCAACCATTGAATGTAGAGATGCTGTTGCCACGGTAACTAGGCAGCTTATAGAATGTTACATTATGTCGTTatcattttctttattcatgttttaagGACATTAATACAGTAACTGcataataatgcaaataataaaCACCCGGGATTTTCACAACCTGGAACACTTAATCTCATTAATGGCTTAGACCTGATTATAAAGCATTAGTAAATTATTCAACAACCATTAATAATGCTTGTAGCTAATAGTTATGAATCCTTTTTAAGGGTGTCTTATTAGAAAGTGCTTCTTAATAGTAGAATATTAGGCTGATCAAATTTTAAACTTTTCAATACCACATTAAGTCTAAATACACTTAATTTCTACAATTGTGCCTGTGTGAATAAATGGACCTGCTTATATCTGTAACTAtgtctatttgtttttttttcaaaccatCATATTCAGTTCTTGTATTTTAGAATCAGTTTGTAGTTACTTaatcacttcacttcatttacACGCTAAAAGAAGAACTAagtcacacttcctgtttctttcagTTGCAGCTGGTGAGCAGGAAGCGTCTTCTTCCGTGATAGATGGCCACCATGGAGCTGAGATAAccccttcctcttttcttcaccAATCACGGCTCTGGATCGGGTATAGCCATGGGGATATGGCGTGGTCTACGAGTGGCGTTCATCCTGGGGTCTTTGTTTATGATTCTGCTGATCATCGTCTACTGGGACGACATCGGGGGCTTCAACCTCTACCCCTATCAGGAGCCCAAACACAAGTCACCTCACTCGGATTCTTACCTTCAGGCAACTACAGGCCGTTCACACTCTACATCCACCAGCAGGGCCCAGACCAGTTCTTCCTTCGTCGTCCCAACTACTGCTCCCAGTACACCGCTGGTCCCTGCGGAGATGGGAGGAGCAGTCGAGGaagatgcagaggaggaggggagggacaaacaggaacagaggacagaggaaacaagggaggatgtggagaaggagaggagtcGTACCGCTGTGGATGACGGAGagcaggaggtgaggaagaggaagatcaTGGATACGTGTTCAGGAAAGGATGCAGTGGAATTCCCCGGAAGGACTCGGGCATTTGAGCAGATCCCCAACAGAGAACTGGATCACCTGATAGTGGATGACACACACCGGATTATCTACTGCTACGTTCCCAAGGTACagctgccgtgtgtgtgtgtgtgtgtgtgtgtgtgtgtgtgtgtgtgtgtgtgtgtgtgtgtgagctcgtGGGTGGTGGTATGAATGTGGGTGGTGAGTTAGATAAACAGCgagaaagtaagaaaacaaaaacatcttaaaaactCAGTCCcagttttttctgttctttttttggtcacacacacatgttcacagtcCCTCTTGtctttcctgtttcctccctTTCACCGTTGTTCTCCGTCCAGGTAGCGTGCACCAACTGGAAGAGAGTGATGGTGGTTCTGTCTCAGTCTCTGATCTCGCCCTCCTCAGGAAAACCTTACGCTGACCCAGAGGCTATACCTCCCGACCTCGTACACAACTCGTCCCTCCACCTCACTTTTGCCAAGTATGACACACGTATGCGCTCTCACAGTTGTGCTTCCAttacttttggggacatttcctggagacttacttTAACTATAACCACtgcttgcctaaccctaactctaaccTAAATCCTAACCTtgacccaagtcttcaccctaaaattgaattgtttacattatggggactccCATAAGTCCctacagtgtgactgtgtaaacagatttatgccTGTGTATcacatgagtaatacatgtccacacacacacacacacacacacacacttgtatgtCTATCTTTGTGAAgacactcattgacataatgccTAACTCTTAACCTTAACCTCAccctaattctaacctaacctttaaaaccaagtcttaaccctcATGCAGTCCTTTGACTGGCCAAAATATGCTtgctttccaaaaatgtcctcactctgctGGTTAAGAAacttgtaacacacacacacacacacacacacacacacacacacacacatattaacatATTATATTAACATACTCACAGAGCCAAATCGACAATACGTTTTTTTTTACGTTATCTATTAAAGttttggaaaaatgttttataaaaagGTGTGTGGCGAGAAATCTCATCATAGATCCAAATCTCTTCAGTGCCACCTCACCCCTATTTCACGTACCTTTATGCCCTTTAATAGAGTAGAATGCTCACATTGTCAGTTAttaataaacagtaaaatgtgccCTCATCAGTAGGCCCTGCAGTGAGCAGCAGGCTGTGCCATTTAAAATCTGAAAGAGGACACAGTCCTGCAGCCTTAAATCTACTTTCAGTCTGCTAAAGTTGAATTACAGTGGTTGGCCGGACTGTCTTCACAGGCAGCTTCATCTGAATGCCTGTTCAGTTGTCCAACCACCACTTTAGCACACGCGGAATGTGTCTCCACAACAACATATTGAATAGTAGTgcaggacaaaacaacaaatttaaAAGTAGTCTACAAATTTAGAagaaaaaattaagaaaacacgTAGAATACACAAACAAGCACCCGCTATAAATCTTATTTTCTCCAACGAGTCAACAATGAAAATGGAGAGACTGAAAAACGTGTctcaacaaagaaaacaaagaaaccacatACAACCCCACAATGATgacaaaggaaaataaaccaataaatcaGGGTGAAGCCAGAATAAGACAACTTTGCAGCTGTGAAACGAAAGTGAGGCGGTTTGACCAAACAAATATCCTACAAAATCTAAACAGAATTACAGAAAATGTCACGCtaattatttctttgtttaaatCTTTGGTAAATTCAGTTCATAAATGACTATATAATAGCATCGATTGTCTGTCCCCAGTCcttttcaaagggtttttaattaatgaaaagtttttcattttacaggCAGTTCTATAACACTTAGATATCCAGTCATACTGAAACCGTGTTTGACAAACTCCCAGTGAGCTAAAGGAGTTATTTACTAAGTTGACACTTGGAAGAGGAGGGTGGAAACACAGGCGgagctcagtgctgcagcacagacagacctTTCTCTGCCCCTCGGGAGCTGACGGCGTCtgaatttatgtttttctaTCTACAACGCTGTGCATCTTTTCCCCCTTGAGGACGGAGGACAGTCATTTAGGGACATCACCAAATCTGTTCAGTATTGCATGAGACTAAACAGCTTGAGAGTTTGGATTTTGGCAAACTCGAGAGCATTAAAATCATGACTTAAGAGGGTGTGtcgtgtgtgtccatgtgtcttTTACCAGGTTTTGGCGGCATTATGGTTCTCTGTCCCGCCACCTGATGGCACTCAAGCTCCAGCACTACACCAAATTTCTGTTTGTACGAGACCCTTTTGTTCGTCTCATCTCAGCCTTCAGGAACAAGTTTGGAAGGTGTGTGCCTATTAGTGGAGGGGTagacagagagtgagtgtgtcacagtgttagtgtgtgtgtttgtttcctgagTCGAGGGCGAGGCTGAGGAATGTGCTTCACGTTTGATTAAACACCCCTCCTTTCATTCTTGAATTATTAAAGTGTGGGTATTTGTTTGTACTTTAAGGCCCAACGAGGACTTCTACAGGCAGTTTGGTTCGGTCATGGTGCGTCGTTACGGTAATGTGTCTGGCAGTTTGCCAGAGACGGCAGCTGAGGCGTTTTCAGCAGGAGTCAAACCGACGTTTCAGCAGTTTATCACATACCTGCTGGATccagagacggagagggagagtaTCTTCAACGAACACTGGCGGCAGGTATTTGTCTCTCACAGCTACGTGCACACAGGCAGTGTAAGGCGATATTTCatacagtttgacattttgagatgATCAGATTTCACTATATGCATACTTCAAGCTTCTGTTGGTCATATGCCACctccacatcacacacaagaaattaatgttagcattgtgtGCTTATGagaaaagattaaaagaaaactgcacCTTTGGAACATGACTGTCAAttctaattttttttacaaaaataaacatgatatATCTCAGTTTAGAAAGTTTACCTCAGCTGTTTATAGTGATTATTGAAAAATGctagtatacagtatgtacacacaaTGGACTCACATGCAGTGGAAACGACTATGAGATACAGGCTGATATTACATGCAAAGTCACAAACATACACGCAAACTGATGCAGTTATTATACTGTAGGcctgctttttgtgtgttttaggtaTACCGCCTGTGCCATCCATGCCAGGTGAAGTATGACTTTATCGGACGACTAGAAACCCTGGAAACAGACGCAGAGCATCTGCTGAAGCTTCTGGAGGTGGATCATCTAGTACACTTCCCCTCTGGGGCCCGAAACCGCACTGCAGCCAGCTGGGAAAACGACTGGTTTGCGCAGATTCCCATAACAATGAGGAGAGAACTGTACAAGCTGTATGAACCAGACTTTGAGCTGTTTGGCTATCCCAAACCTGACAGCATGCTCCACCTGTAGACCACACCGAGCCAAAGGCCCGGgcactgcactgtgtgtagAGCCCACACCTCACCTACCTACGCACAGCCAGTATATGCCTTGTTTCGTTTGTTTTGTGCATACCTCAAATGACAGAAGTGCCTGCCAGTGTTATTtaattttcatcatttcatatcTGAAGCACACCTGCTTCCAAGCTGCGTTATCCCAGTCTGTTTTCCCATGAAAAGGcactttgaatatattttgtgaATAGTATTTTGGTACAGTAGGTCATAGGGAAGGGACTGGTGCTAACTGTTGGCTGACATTTCTGAAGGGAAATTTGTTGAAGTGAAATAAATTTTTACTATAAATGTTGGactttctgtttctgatttCACTGTTAAGAAAAGTAAAGAAGCATTAAGATCGACTTGATTGATAGGAATAATACTAAAAGTCCATTGcaaatttttatttaaagggCTAATTAACAGATTATACATATTTAGGTCAATTTAATAGTCTGATAAGTACAACTCAGCCtctgtattttgtctttttaacagAAATCCCTTACATTATCTTTTATAAAAGGGTCCAGCACTTTTTGAGCTTGACACATATTAAGGGCTTAAAGTCACCCATCTTTATGAAAATGTAATAGTTTAGATAGAGTGCTATATAAAGTGttatcattaaaatatacttaagtatcaaaagtaaaaatacgTAAAATGTGGATTGACCCCAGATTAAATACTACATAATAAAGACACTACACAGGCCTACAATacataaaaagacacacttAGTACTGTTTCCATATCTGTCAAAACATAGTATAAGAGATATAAAGTTAATGTACTGTAAATTAATACCAATCTTTTTTAGAGGATTACGTAAATCTTAACCTGCAGCGTAAagctgtatatacagtatatgaaataCAATAGTAATTTAAGTATAGTACCTCAAAATTCTACCTAAGAGTATTAAGTAGAAGTGCTGTCCACCATTGATGTGGGTGTGTTTAAGTCTGGAAGAATGTGGGGAGTGTACAGAGAGAACAACAATGACGCCCTCCACCAGTTTCTATTGCACAAAAAGCCGCTCTTGTCGCGCTCACAACTGCCCTGCTGTCTGTTTCCACGTGTTCCAGCCTTTTCCACAGCACCTCCCCTTCTGTTCCACATTTCACCGCCCATTGGCTGACCCTCGTGTCACTCAGCGCGGAGGAGCGTACAAACCCCGCCCACCACCCTGCTTGACAGTTCAGTCCTGACGTCACCAACACGGAAATATGGACTCGGGACAAGAACGGTTGCGTTACTGTTATTATGGATTTAAAGCGGTACTACTAGCTTAGATTTCACCGTGTTTGTCAACCGTCCGCTCGACTTTCGCGATGTCAAACGGCCGCTGCTAGCTTTTTGACTGATGGACGGCCACGctggaaatggagagagagtTCGACCTCTGTTGTTAGTTCAATAGCTTTAGTCCTCCGTTTGTTGTGAGCCATGAAAAGTGTTTCGGGGGTCATGGGGCCTCTGGGacgcctgctgctgtctcttctcctgctgtcctgGGAAGGCAAACTGTTTCAGGTAAACTTTGTGACGTTAAACTGTGTTGCTGTCTCTCTACTTGTTGTTAATACTGTTCGTGTCTTGCTATTTATGCGCAGCGGAGACCGCAACTGGCATCCCACTGCGCTTCTGTGTCTATTTCAGGCTCGAGTAAAGTTGCCATGATATGATAGGACGTTTAGTCCAAATTGCCTGCAGAAAgttaatactgtgtgtgtgtgtgtgtgtgtgtgtgtgtgtgtgtcttgactCAGTGTTTGCCATGGTGTGCTTGTATCACAGAGTGCTGTTCTGCCCCTCGATTGGTAAACATGGGAgtggtgaacacacacagtgtatgaTATAATGTTGTAAGGATATCCTGGTAAATCAGGAACACAGTATAATTACCAGAGCACACACTTACTGCAGGACTCGACTGACAACCCTGGAAGAcctcacacacccactcacacacccactgacacacaaacacacatacgcacacacacatacacacatatccTGTAATCAAGCTATGCTGAAAGACAGCTGACTTTaagtttctccctctttctctggcaACCCATCAGGTTGGGGGGGTCAGATCAGTCACTCTGCCAGAATCCCTCCTGTTCGTCTCGACACTGGATGGTAGTCTGCACGCTGTCTCCAAACAGTCAGGAGACATCAAGTGGACCCTAAGAGAAGGTTCCTTCCCTTAAACGTCAAAACTATTTCTTAATTTTTATATGCATCTTTCGGTATTTCTCATGAAATTGTTCTTTGATTTCTTTCAGACCCCATTATTCAAGTGCCTGTCTACCTCACTGAGTGAGcgaaacacatgcacaacacataaacatgcatgcaaacacatagTGTTTTTGGTAATGTGTTTATAGCGCAGTATCAAAACCTGTTGTGTATCAAAAGTTGGCAAATTtgtggtatatatatatatatatatatatatatatggatagatagatagaataaatgtatgaatgttGACTTTGTAGGCCGGGCTTTCTCCCAGACCCCAACGATGGCAGTTTGTATGTCTTGGGTGGGAAGCACAAGGAAGGCCTTATGGTAAATATGACAAAACTAACTgaataaggtgtgtgtgtgtttgtgtgtgtcagttttcaCTTTATGACCCCGTTGTTTGGATGTATCTGCAGAAATTGCCGTTCACCATCCCAGAGCTGGTTCAGTCAGCTCCCTGCAGGAGCTCTGATGGTATACTCTATACAGgtgagacactgtgtgtgtgtgtgtgagagaaatgcagagaaatatAGGACCTATTTTATCATCATGTGTGAGATAtttgtcacagacagacaaatgagaCAAATACTCCAAATATCTGAGATGCCTCAGACGCTGTTGGCTAaaattttctttgtgtgtgtgtttatgttcacatGAAGGTAAAAAGCAGGATGTGTGGTTTGTGGTTGACCCTGAGACAGGTGAGAAACAAACCAGTTtaaccacctcctcctcagaaTCCATCTGCCCCAACACTCCTCTGCTCTATATTGGACGCACAGGTACGTTGCataagtgcacacacatacacatacatactcGTGGTGCTGTGGTATTCTCATGCATCTTGGCTTACCTTGTATTAACTTTGCACCTTTTTGTTTTCTAGAATATGTGGTTACCATGTTTGACACTAAGACACAGGAGCTTCGGTGGAACGCTACGTACAACGATTACTCCGCTCCACCTTATGATGAGAAACAAGATTACAGTACGTCCCTCGCAAGcacacccccccacacacattcacttgCACAGACTGACATGGCAGGTTATGTAGCTGGATTACTTCAATGTAAATGTGAAGTGATGACAGCCTTGCAGAACCTGCTTTTGTGATATGTTATAGAAAATTAGGACTGTGtggaatgaaaaaacaaaccatagTAGAGTCTCTTCACTTGCAGTCAGAAAAATTGATGTATGAGGGGAAAGTAAATAACAATGACATGATCAAGGACTCTGATATATGAAGCCTGAAAGAATGTGTGAAACCATGAAATAACATAAATACGTCGTGTTTCAGCTTGTCTTAAACTGACTTGTCCTATCTGTACTTCCAGAGATGGCCCATCTTGTGTCGAGTGGCGATGGTCTTGTTGTGACAGTTGACAGAGAGTCAGGTAGGGAGAGGTGTGTGCTTATTACTATGTGAACATTTTATCACCTTTACCTGTGTGAGTGGATGATGTGTTCCTTTATTTCCACCTTTACTTCCTGGTAAGGCtctaagtgttttttttttatcctcaggTGACGTCCTGTGGAGTCAGAACTATGGATCACCTGTCATAGGGGTTTACCTGTACTCTGGAGACTCGCTTAGACACGCCCCCCACCTGTCCCTCGCCATGGAAACGCTCCGCTTCCTCACCTTCTCCTCTGCCAACAACCAGGCAGACGAACACTCTACCTTGAAGTGGAGCTATCAGTTTGTGAAGGAGCAAGCCAGcgcacaaacacaacttttgtAAGAGAATTTGTATGTatgcacacagaaatgtgttaaaGTTGCAACCAGAAGACTCCC
Coding sequences within:
- the LOC121604064 gene encoding carbohydrate sulfotransferase 12-like; its protein translation is MGIWRGLRVAFILGSLFMILLIIVYWDDIGGFNLYPYQEPKHKSPHSDSYLQATTGRSHSTSTSRAQTSSSFVVPTTAPSTPLVPAEMGGAVEEDAEEEGRDKQEQRTEETREDVEKERSRTAVDDGEQEVRKRKIMDTCSGKDAVEFPGRTRAFEQIPNRELDHLIVDDTHRIIYCYVPKVACTNWKRVMVVLSQSLISPSSGKPYADPEAIPPDLVHNSSLHLTFAKFWRHYGSLSRHLMALKLQHYTKFLFVRDPFVRLISAFRNKFGRPNEDFYRQFGSVMVRRYGNVSGSLPETAAEAFSAGVKPTFQQFITYLLDPETERESIFNEHWRQVYRLCHPCQVKYDFIGRLETLETDAEHLLKLLEVDHLVHFPSGARNRTAASWENDWFAQIPITMRRELYKLYEPDFELFGYPKPDSMLHL